A single Rhinolophus ferrumequinum isolate MPI-CBG mRhiFer1 chromosome 20, mRhiFer1_v1.p, whole genome shotgun sequence DNA region contains:
- the HEPACAM2 gene encoding LOW QUALITY PROTEIN: HEPACAM family member 2 (The sequence of the model RefSeq protein was modified relative to this genomic sequence to represent the inferred CDS: inserted 4 bases in 4 codons; deleted 1 base in 1 codon), with product MGQDAFMEPVSSTVGVFQCKIYLLLLGACSGLKVAVPSHTVHGIRGQALYLPVHYGFHTSASDVQIIWLXERPHTMPKYLLGSVNKSVVPDLEYRHKFTMMPPNASLLINPLQFTDEGNYIVKVNIHGNRTLSARQKIQVTVDDPVTKPVVQTQPSSGAVEYXGNMTLTCLVEGAPAGLPVAKNGRPVHTSPTNSFSPXNNTLHIAPVTKEDIGNYSCLVKNPVSEMESDIVMPTIYYGPYGLRVNSDKGLKVGEVFTVDIGEAILFDCSADSYPPNTYSWIQRTDNTTYVIKHGPHLEVASEKVAQKTTDYVCCAYNNVTGRQDETRFTVIITSVGLEKLAHKGKSLSPLASITGISLFLIISMCLLLLWXKYQPYKVIKQKLEGRPETEYRKAQTFSGHEDALDDFGIYEFVAFPDASGVPRMPSRSVSASDGVSGQDLHSTIYEVIQHIPAQQQDHLE from the exons GTGCTTGCTCGGGGCTGAAGGTGGCAGTGCCATCCCACACCGTCCATGGCATCAGGGGTCAGGCCCTCTACCTCCCTGTGCACTATGGATTCCACACTTCAGCCTCAGACGTCCAGATCATATGGC TTGAGAGACCCCACACGATGCCTAAATATTTACTGGGCTCTGTGAACAAGTCTGTGGTTCCCGACTTGGAATACCGACACAAGTTCACCATGATGCCACCCAATGCATCTCTGCTCATCAACCCACTGCAGTTCACTGACGAAGGCAATTACATCGTGAAGGTCAACATTCACGGAAACAGAACTCTGTCAGCTCGTCAGAAGATACAAGTCACCGTTGATG ACCCTGTCACAAAACCGGTGGTGCAGACTCAGCCTTCCTCTGGGGCTGTGGAGT GTGGGAACATGACCCTGACATGCCTCGTGGAAGGGGCACCGGCTGGTTTACCAGTGGCTAAAAATGGGAGACCTGTCCATACCAGCCCCACCAACTCCTTTTCTC AAAACAACACTCTTCATATTGCTCCAGTGACCAAAGAAGACATTGGGAATTACAGTTGCCTCGTGAAGAACCCTGTCAGTGAGATGGAAAGTGACATCGTTATGCCCACCATAtatt ATGGACCTTATGGACTTCGAGTTAATTCTGATAAAGGACTAAAGGTAGGGGAAGTATTTACTGTTGACATCGGAGAAGCCATCTTGTTTGATTGTTCTGCTGATTCGTATCCTCCCAACACCTACTCCTGGATTCAGAGGACTGACAATACAACATATGTCATTAAGCATGGGCCTCACTTGGAAGTTGCATCTGAGAAAGTAGCCCAAAAGACAACTGACTATGTGTGCTGCGCTTACAACAACGTCACTGGGAGGCAGGATGAAACTCGTTTCACAGTCATCATCACTTCCGTAG GACTGGAGAAGCTTGCACACAAAGGGAAATCATTGTCCCCTTTAGCAAGTATAACTGGAATATCACTCTTTTTGATTATATCCATGTGTCTGCTTCTCCTAT AAAAATATCAACCCTACAAAG TGATAAAACAGAAACTAGAAGGCAG GCCAGAAACAGAATACAGGAAAGCGCAAACATTTTCAG gccATGAAGATGCTCTGGATGACTTCGGAATATATGAATTTGTTGCTTTTCCAGATGCTTCTGGCGTTCCCAGG ATGCCAAGTAGGTCTGTTTCAGCCTCTGATGGTGTA TCAGGGCAAGATTTGCACAGCACAATTTACGAAGTTATTCAGCACATCCCTGCCCAACAGCAAGACCATCTGGAGTAA